In Gimesia benthica, a single window of DNA contains:
- a CDS encoding methylated-DNA--[protein]-cysteine S-methyltransferase, whose amino-acid sequence MGQRTVADPQGVRSSEQKTSVGQSSLLKCSLFTTETGWCGLLGRDNTVTRLWMGHHSRADAQESLQKFCEHNPELKEEQIEEADWFPELRERLQDYFQGARVDFQDIVLNLPQLTAFQARVVQALQQVGYGELITYGELASKAGSPRAARAVGTVMAGNRIPVLIPCHRVVAAGGKLGGFSAPQGTSLKAHLLQLESRGFTE is encoded by the coding sequence ATGGGTCAAAGAACAGTTGCTGATCCGCAGGGAGTTCGCAGTAGCGAACAGAAAACCAGTGTTGGTCAGTCATCTCTGCTGAAATGCTCCCTGTTTACCACCGAAACAGGCTGGTGTGGACTGTTGGGGAGGGATAATACGGTAACCCGACTCTGGATGGGACACCATTCCCGCGCTGATGCACAGGAATCACTGCAAAAATTCTGCGAGCATAATCCTGAGCTCAAAGAGGAACAAATCGAAGAAGCCGACTGGTTTCCAGAGCTACGGGAGCGACTGCAGGATTATTTTCAGGGAGCCCGGGTTGATTTTCAGGACATCGTCCTGAACCTGCCTCAACTGACGGCCTTCCAGGCCCGAGTCGTCCAGGCTCTGCAGCAGGTCGGCTACGGAGAGTTAATCACTTATGGAGAGCTGGCCAGCAAAGCAGGCTCGCCACGGGCCGCTCGCGCGGTAGGAACGGTGATGGCCGGGAATCGAATTCCGGTGCTGATCCCCTGTCACAGAGTTGTTGCTGCGGGAGGAAAACTGGGAGGCTTCTCTGCACCACAGGGAACTTCACTGAAAGCGCACCTGCTACAACTCGAATCCCGGGGATTCACTGAGTAA